TACAGGAAGCGATAAAGAAAGAAATGCGTTGGTCAGAGAAAGACGAAAAGCTGCTGCGAATGATTTGTTTTACAAGTTTATTCGGGAAGAACTTTCCGCTGATATTAGAAATCGCTTTGTAAAAGAATTCAACAGAAATTACAATAACATCCACGTTCCGGATTATTCTAAATTCCCATTATTTTCCAAAATTTATCTGCATTTCAAAGGTCAAGAATTGCGTTTGACCGAAGTTCAAAAAGCAGGAATCGGAAGACAAACCACAAAGGGAGTAGGGCTACTAGCACATGAGGTTGGTTTTGGAAAAACACTTTCAGGAATTCTTGCTATGCATGAGGCAATGGAGCGAGGAAATTGTACAAGACCTTTGATTGTGGTTCCTAATGACAGTATTTTAAAACAATGGGTGGAAACGATATTTGAAACGATTCCCAATGCTAAAGTCAATGTTTTAGGGAATCTGGGGAAAGATTATGACCTTTCAAAATTTGATAATAAAGACGGAGAAATTACCATTGTTACTTATGAGGGTTTCAATAATATTGGATTTTCATCAGAAATAACCCAAGAACTTTCGTCAAAATTCAGTTACATCTCTGCAAGCGAAATGAAAGGCGTTACCAATACGGAAAGAGAACTCCAAATTGAACTTCAGAAAGAAGAGGAGATCGAGGGAAAAATGAAGCGTGGTAAAATCTATGACTGGGAAGATTTTGGATTCGACCATTTGACTTACGACGAAGTTCACAATGCCAATCATATTGTAGGAAAGGTAAAAATTGAAGACCGAAGATTTACTTCCGATTTCAGAAGTCAAAACCAACAGACTTCCAAATTGGGAATTAATACATGGATGGCAGCTCAGCACATTCAAGATAAAAATGATGGCAGAAATGTAACACTACTTTCCGCAACACCCTTTACCAACAAGCCTTTGGAATATTATTCCATTCTTTCATTGATAGCAAATAAAAGATTAGAAGAATCGGGATATTTCAACGTCAATACATTCTTCGAGACCTTTATGGAAGCGGATAATGATATGGAAATTGACGCAAAAGGTGATGTGAAGTTTAAAGCCAATGTTCGGAGATTTAAAAACAATTCGCTGTTTCAGCAATTACTTTCGGAATTCATTGATATAAAAGGAGAGGAGGATAACCCTGGATTGATCCGTCCGAATAAAATTAACAAAGAGTATAAAATTGAGCAGAATGATCTGACAAGAGAACAATATGACTTGCTCAATGAAAATTTCAGTGAGACTGAAAAGGGAGCAATTCTAACGCATATTCTCAATGCCCGCTTAATTGCAATTTCGCCATATCTATCACCATATTATGATGGTGAAGAACCTTCTGTAAAAGAATTTATAGAAAATTCTCCGAAGCTGAAACAGACGATGGATTTAATTTATCAGAACAAAAAAGATCTTCCCGAATCCGGACAAATCATTTATTCTGAATTAGCTGTTGCTCAATTTCCAAAACTGAAAGAATATCTCATTACAGAAATTGGTTACAAACCCGAAGAAATCGGAATTATTACCGGAGCTACCAGTAAAAATCAAAGAATTGCTGTTCAAAATGATTTTAATGAAGGAAAAATAAAAGTGGTTATTGGTAGTGAAGCCATTCAGGAAGGAATGAACCTTCAGGAGAATACAACGGATGTATATATGCTTACTTTACCCTACAATTTCACGTCTTTGCGACAGGTCGAAGGACGAGCGTGGAGGCAAGGAAATAAAAACGAAAATGTGAGAATCAATTTTATGTTGACCAATGACAGTATTGATGTTTTTATGCTTCAAAAACTGCAATCCAAACAGGCAAGATATTTAGAAGCGATGAAAAAAGGAGCCGATGTTTTGGATATTTCGGATATCAGTACACAAGAGCTTAAAACGTCTATCATTACAAATCCCGAAACCAGAGCCAATATTGAAATCGAATTGATGAAAAAAATGATTGAAAGTGAGAAAAATAAACATTTGGCCGATAGTGCTTTTGTTTTGAGAAAGTATGAAGACTTCTTGAAAGTGAAGGAACTGGTGAACAAAGCTGAGCATTCATATAATAGAATTGAAGGCTATTCAAAAAGTGGCGATGGAAATTCTGAATATTGGGCAACCCAATTGCCATCTTATCAAAAAACAATCGATCTGCATAAAACTCAAGTTCAAGAAGTGATTGAAAATCTCGCTGCAAAAGGGGTTAATGTTGCCGAAATTGCGAAGCAAACTAAAGCTACTGAAGAGAAGATTTCTGAAATGGATAAAAAGTTGGAAGAACTACCCGAAACGAAAGAGAATCTAATAGCAAAATATAAAATTGAAAAACAGAATAATTCCAACAACTCAAAGACTGACTTCAAATCAGAACGAGCAGCCGAAAACAAAATGATTTTCAAATTAGATCATGAAGCTTCAATTATATCTTCTAAACCTGAGAATTTATTAAATTATTTAGATATAATGAGAGAAGGCGAAAATTATGAAAATTCATATTTAGGTAAAAGGCGATAAAAGTTAACTAAGTTTTTAGTAATTTTTGAGTTGTCCTGTGATTAGCTAATATAGTTAGGGCTAACCAAAAATGATTACTTGCCGAGCAGATTTTACTTGCAAAGACTTCTATGATGAGGTTCATTTTGTCCACTACAAAAGATTAGAAAACACGTTGTTTTCTAATCTTTTTGGAATTAAGATGTTATCAGCTTGTAGAACACTTTCTCCTAGCCTTAGATGCAGCTATCTTAAAAGATTAAAATAAATACCTAGTTACAACACAATTCGTTCACTATTTAATCCAACCAAATACTTTTTAGCCCAAAATCAGTGTTTATCTATTTTTAATAATCCAGATTACTCTTGAATAGCCTGCTGCACCAAATCCATATAGTTTTATTCAAAAATATTATAGATTTTTATTGAATAATAGCACCGACAATTCTATTTCTTAAACTAATAAATCATCAGTGATAGTAGTAAGTTGAAATTGAGTTTTAAAAGATTTCATGTAGTAAAGATTAACAATGGCTAAAAGGGAAATAATAAAATATCCGATTACTGAAAGCTCAAATAAATTTGAGTTGGAGTCGGTTATGAAATTTCAGGAATTGCCATTAAATGTAGCTATAAAAATGCTAAAGGATTCAGGCACTATCGTTTCAGATGACGAGGCTGCTGAAATTTTATTATTTTTTCATACACTGGTTAAAATTACTATCAAGGAGTTTTTATCACCTGAAGATTAATTCGTACTTTAGTGATTACAAAGTATTTAAATCTTACATTATTCTATTCTTGTAAAGATTCTCTTATTCCACTTTTAAATAAAAAATTATGAAAGTTGCTGATTTATATATTCGCGTGTCAACTGACGAACAAGCAGATAAAGGGTATTCACAACGTGATCAGGAAGAGCGTTTACGCAAACATTGTTCTTCTCTGAACATAACGATTGATAAAATTATTTATGAAGATCATTCTGCCAAAACTTTTGAGAGGCCTGAATGGAAAAAATACCTTTTTAGTATTAGAAAAGGAAGAGGTTCTAGACAAAACAAATTCTTATTTTTCACAAAATGGGATCGATTTAGCCGTAATACCAGTGAGGCTTATCAGATGATATCCAACCTTAATAAATTGTGTATTACGCCTCAGGCTATTGAACAACCATTAGATTTACGTGTACCCGAAAATAAACTTTTGTTAGCAATATATTTATCAACGCCTGAGGTGGAAAATGACAGGAGGGCATTGAATGTGACGTATGGGATGAGAAGAGCGATTAAAGAGGGTAGAATGATGGGTATCGCTCCATATGGCTATATTAACAGATGTACACAGGACGGCCGTAAGTATGTAGCGGTTAAAGAACCTGAAGCAACAAACATGATATGGGCCTTTAAGCAGGTGGCGAAAGGACATCTACCTACAGCAGTTATTTTAAAAGAAATGAACAGGAGAGAAGGCAGAAAGCTGACAAAAAATTCATTTATGGATGGTTTGAGAAATATAGCGTACTGCGGAAAATTATTTCTAAAGGCATATAACGATGAGGAGGAAAAAATTGTTGAAGGAAAACATGAAGCACTGATCTCTGAAGAACTTTTCATGAAAGTTCAAAGGGTTCTTCATCGTAAGAGTAATAAGGATGCTTTCTTACCAGCAGGAAGGATAATAAATGAAGAACGTTATCCTTTGAGGGGATTACTATTATGCCCACAATGCAATAAAACTCTTACTGCCAGTAGTGCTAAGGGAAGAAGCAAGCATTACTATTATTACCATTGTACAACCTCATGTGGTTTCAGGCATAATTCTGAAATAGTTAATGATCTTTTTGTCGAAGAATTATCAAAATTTAGATTCAGCATCGGTGCTGAGAAAATATTGAAAACAATTTTAGAACAGAACTTTTCAATAGTTTCAAATGGTCTAAATGATGAGAGAAAGGTTTTGCAAAATAAACTTAATGCTATTGAAGGAAGAATTGACAAAGCAAGAGATATGTATCTTGAAGATAAATTGGATGAAGAAGATTTTAAGAGAATTAAAATGAAGTATAAAGTGGAAATTGAAGATATCAACTTTAAATTAAATTCATTAAAAAATTCTGGTCATACTGATGATATTGAGAAGAAGATGACTCAAGCATTAAATGCCATTGTCAACATCTCTGAAAGATATAATAACGCAAGTACAATTGACAAGCGCGCAATTGTTGGTTTGATATATCCTGAAAAGTTAACTTTCGACGGTGAGTATTTTCAAACCACAAAAATCAACAGTCTTGCTGGTAATATCGCCTTGATTAACAGAGAGTTAGGAAATAAAAAAAACCGACAAAGAAGTGAAAAAACTTCAAATGTCGGTCTTGTGAACTCGACAGGATTCAAACCTGTAACCTTCTGAGCCGTAATCAGATGCGCTATTCAGTTGCGCCACGAGTCCTAATTTCCTTATCGTTTAAAGGTTTGCAAATATAATACTTTTTTAGTTTCTTTGAAAGATGAAAGCAAATTTTTTACTGATAATCGCGTTTTTATTTCTAACCAACTGTAAAAGAGAACAAAAAATATCGTCTTCAGATTGGGAAGTAATCTCCGAAAGACTGCAATTTAAAGATGATGGCGGGAAATTAGACTTAAAATCGGGAAATTTTACTTATAATTTTGAAAAAAATAAAGTTCCTTTTCGTAAAATTATACTTTTGAATGCAAGTTTGATGGGTTTTGTTTCTGAACTGGAAGCCGAAAATTTGGTAATCGGAATTGCAAGTCCGGAATATATTTATTCAGAAAAAATTGATCAATTATTAAAATCAGGAAAAATTCAAAACGTCGGGAACGAACAGAAATATGATGTAGAAAAAATAATTTCGATGAAACCGGATGCTATTTTTACCAATTATATTGCAAGTTTTGATAATACCTACCAACTTTTGAAAAACAATAATATTCAGGTGATTTTTTTAGATGAATATATGGAGCAAAGCCCGATGGTAAAGACTTCTTATATTAAATTATTCGGAAAGCTTTTAGGAAAAGAAAAAGAGGCTGAAGAGAAATTTAATCAAATTCAGAACGGTTATAATGATTTAAAAGCATTAGCTTCAAAAGCAACTTTAAAACCCAATGTTTTGGCGAATGAAATGTATGGCGATATTTGGTATATGCCTGGTGGAAAAACCTTTACAGCTAATTATGTCGCTGATGCAAATGCTAATTATATTTTAAAAGATAATACAGAAGAAAAAGCTGTAACGATGAGCTTTGAAGAAGTTTTTGCTAAGTCTAAAAATATTCAGTTTTGGGTAAATGCGGGAAATCATTTATCTAAAAAAGATATGCTCAATATCAATCCTTTTTATGGGAAACTGGAAGTATTTAATAAAGGGAAAATCTATGGAATTTCAGGAAAAGAAAAACAGAAAGCCAATGATTTTTTTGAAAGTGGAGTGGTGCACTCAGATTTGGTTCTAAAAGATTATATCAAAATATTCCATCCTGAACTTTTACCGGATTATCACCTGACTTACATGAACGAATTGCAGTAAGTTCTTATAAATATTTACATTTTCAGCTTTTAAAACACTGAAATTCAAACTATCAACAAACAACTAAAAACTATCAACTACTTAACTCGCAGTATTTTTATATTTTTGCGTCAAGTTTTTAGCTTATGTGGAAAAAAATAAAACAATTTATTTTTATTGTTCTGATTCTGAATGTAGTTTTCATTGTTTGGGGAAGATTTTTCAATCCACCCATTACGATTACACAGATCGGTGGTCTTTTTGAATACGGAAAATTGCACCGTGACTATATTTCTTACGATGAAATGGGAGCTAATGTAAAAAAAGCGGTCATTGCTTCAGAAGATCAGAAGTTTTTTAATCACAATGGTTTCGATTATACAGCAATCGAAAAAGCCATGAAAAATAATGAAAAAGGCAAAAAACTGAGAGGCGGAAGTACAATCTCTCAGCAAACCGCTAAAAATATTTTCCTTTGGCAAGGCAGAAGTTGGGTAAGAAAAGGGCTTGAAGCTGTTTATACTTTCATTATTGAAAAAGTTTGGTCTAAAGATATTATCCTTGAAAGATACCTGAATTCTATTGAAATGGGACAGGGCGTTTTCGGTGTGGAAGCTGCTGCGCAGTACTATTTTGGGAAACCTTCCAAAGATCTTAATACTTCGGAAGCAGCATGGATTGCCGCTGTTTTACCCAACCCTAAAAAATACGATCCTAAAAATCCATCCGCTTATTTAAGGAAGAAACACAACTGGATTATGAGACAAATGAGGAATGTAAGTTTGAAATAGTATCTTTGCACTAATGAAACTGTTGAGTTCAAGTACAAAAAATTTCGAATCTGTCCTTAAAAAGTATTTTTCTTTTAAGAATGAGACTGTTTCGTTGGAGCCTTTAGCTGAGTTTTTAGAGGCAATAAAAAAGACGGATTTTAAGAACGTTCTTAATTTTTTAAAATCAAACCCAAACTCTGCAGTTCATTTCAAACATTATATTTACAACGTTTTTGAAGAAAGACCTTTCAATCTTTCTTTAACGGAAGCCAATATTCTTTCAGAAAATGCCTTCTTCCCCGAACTCAAAAAAAGAATCTTAAATAAGGTTTTACCACCCGTAGAAAACGAAAAAACAGTTTGGTATCTTATTGATAATGTTAGTTTCAGACCAAAAGACGATCTTGAATATTTACATAATATTCCTGAAGATGAGGTGAATGAGTTTCTGAATATTTTAGGGATTTCAGATTTCATTGAGAAACCAAATGTAAAAAGAGAACTGATATTTTCAATGAATATCCTTTCGTGGCGCGTTACCGGGATGGCTCTTGAAGTTGATGTGGTAAGAATGGCTCCTGAATACAGGAATTTCGATAATCCATTTTTGGCATTGCAGAATGAACTTGAAGCTTTGGCGGAAGAATTTAAAATCAATCCTGAAATTCAGCTTCATTCAAAAGACAGCCGTTATAAGCAGATTAAAATTTATGCGGAACAATGTCAGGATTTCGTTAATATAGCCTTTAAAAACTCTTCTAAATACGGTATTTCAGGGAAAATTAATCAATCTCTGCTTAAGATTCGTCAACAGACCCAGAGAATTTCTGAGATTGTCAATTTATTAATTATCGATCAGTCTGAAGATGTTGTTATTAAGTCTAAACAGTTGATTTTTAATATTCTAAGCTATAAATCTCACAAGAATAATATTTCAGATCTTATCAACGACAGTACGCGTTTGATTTCACACTTGATTACCAATCATACTGCAGAAACCGGAAGTCATTACATCACGTCAAGCCGCAAACAGTACATGAAAATGTTCTACAAAGCAAGCGGTGGAGGGATTATCGTTGGTGCATTATGCGTTTTAAAAATGCTGTACGGTTTTATGCCCGGAAGCGATTTTTTCCATGCGTTTTTGTATTCATTAAACTATGCAATGGGATTTGTGATGATTTATCTGATGGGCTTTACTTTGGCAACAAAACAACCTGCAATGACCGCTGCAACGATGACCAAAGTTTTGTCTGAACAGGAAAGTACCAAAAATAATTATACCGAATTTGCTGATTTGGTTTCAAAATTATTCCGAAGTCAGTTTATTGCTTTTGTAGGAAATGTACTTCTTTCTTTCCCGATTGCATTGCTGATTATTTATGGTTTGGATGTTTTCTTTTCGCAAAATTTGGCGGTGGAAAAGTCAGATAAATTGTTGAAAGATCTTGATCCTTTTGAATCTAAAGCTATTTTACACGCTTGTATTGCAGGTTTTTATCTTTTTATTTCAGGAATTATTTCAGGTAATATTGGGAATAACTCGGTGTTTTATCAGATTCCGGATCGAATTGCCAAAAACCTTCCAATTAGAAGGATGTTTGGAGTTCGTTTTGCGAAAAGTCTTTCGAAATATTATGCTAAAAACTGGGCAGGAATTATTTCTAATTTCTGGTTTGGAGTTTTTCTTGGGGCAACAGCACCGGTCGGCTTATTTTTCGGTCTCGATTTAGATATTCGTCACATCACTTTTGCTGCCGGAAACTTCGCAATTGGTTTGTACGGAAAAGATTTCATTGTAGGTTCATCAGTTTTTTGGACATCATTTATCACCGTTTTTATCATTGGATTCTTCAATTTCCTGGTAAGCTTCAGTTTGTCGATGTTCTTGGCATTCCGTTCAAGAAAAATGAATTTTGGTGAAGTAAGAGAGATTTATAGAGCAATTTACAGATACTTCTTAAGAAATCCTTTGAAATTTTTTATTCCGCTTCGTTCAAGCTTTGATATGAAATCTGATCAGTTAGTGCAAAGTTCAATGCCTACAAAATCTGAAGATCGATAAATTTTTCTTCCCCAAATTTATCCTGAAACTTTTTCAGATAAAAGTTTTTCCTCATTTTAAAATCATTTTTCAATAAAGGTGAATTGATTCTAATCTGAATAATTTTATCGTCTAAATTAACGCTTACAATTTCCTGAAAAAGACTTTCATCAAGATAATCTTCCAGAAAATCTTTAATATCAAAAGCAATCAGCTTATCTTCAAAACCATGAATTCTCGCAAAAGATTTTACAAGCTCAGAAGATTGAAATTCTCGTTTTTTATTTTTTTTCATCAGTATTTTCGATTATGTTGAGTTTCTAAGCCGTTTTCTTTAAATAATTGCTCTAATCTAGAATAAAAATTATTACACATGTCATTAATTTCTAATGATTGGTTTGAGTTGAAATCAATTCTGTGACATTCAAAACAAATCTCTAATATTTCAAAAACTTTATTGTTTTCGTCATAAAACAAAATAGCGTTTCTAGGAAAAAAACATTTACTAATTTCACGTATATCATTTTTAAATTTACCACAAGTGTTGTAGAGCAATTCTGATAATTCGAAAGTTTCCTTGAAATTCAAAGTTTTACACTGATTAATCCCCTCCATATTTTCATTACCTAAAATGTTTCTTAATTTGATTGGAAATGTTTGATTGGCAATTATATTTTTTATTATTGTAGAATCGCCATCTTTTCCAACTGGTGGTAATGGAGTTGGGAATTCACTTACAAAATCAATATTGTAAGATATGATTTTTACTTTGCTTGTTTTACTGAATGGGTAAATGTTCAGTAGTTCGTTTGTGGAAAATTTCTTTTGACCAAACGAGAATGAAAGAAATAATAAAAATATTATTAATGAAAAATATTTCTTCATATCTCAAAAATTATGCTCTCTTCATTAATCTTTTTCACAACATTTTCGGTACGTTCTCTGTGCGTATCTGTAATGAAAATCTGCCCGAAATTTTCTTGATTTACCAATTTTATCAACTGAGCAACTCTTGTATCATCAAGCTTATCAAAAATATCATCAAGTAAAAGTATTGGTGTTTTATTCGTTAGTTCTTTTATCAGACTCATTTGAGCTAGTTTTAATGAAATTAAAAACGATTTCTGCTGTCCTTGTGAACCTATTTTTTTAATTAAAACAGAATCCATTTCAAAAAGTAAATCATCTTTGTGAATTCCTTTTGAAGTGTAAGTAAGCATTCTGTCTCTTTCTAAACTTTCAATTAAAAGTTCACGAAATTTTCTGTCAGGCTGAGTGGCGTCGAAGCCTTCCAATAAATGAGATTCATAAATAACAGAAACACTTTCTCTCCCGCCAGAAATAATTTGATAGAAATTCTGAACAATAGGATTCAGTTTTGCGACAAATTCTCTTCTTTTTTCAAAGATTTTAGTGCCGGATTTTGTGATCGGATCATCATAAATCTCCAATGAATCTTTATCCCAAACTCTGTTTTTTGCAAAATATTTTAATAAAGCATTTCGTTGCTGAATCGTTTTCTGATACTGAATCAGATCATAAAGATATCCAGAATCGGTCTGAGAAATCATAGAATCTAAAAATTTCCTGCGACTTTCCCCAGAATCTGAAATAAGGTTTGAATCGTACGGAGAAATCATCACACTTGGCAAATAACCAATATGATCGGCTATTCTATCGTAGCTTTTATCATTCTTTTTAATAACTTTTTTTGCTTCTCTCGGTTGAGATATTTTTAAAGTATCCTCACTCTCTTCATTCTGAATTTCAGCATCTAGGGTGAAAAAATCTTCATCTTTTTTGATGTTGTTGATATCGGTATTTCCCAAGAAACTTTTTCCTACAGAAAGATAATGCAGTGCATCGAGAATATTGGTTTTCCCAACGCCGTTATTTCCTACAAAGCAGTTGATTTGCGGGGAAAATTCAAACTTTTTTTCAGAATGATTTTTAAAATTGTAAAGGGTAAGTTTGTTGATGATCATAATCCTAAAATGCTTTCAAGTTTTTCAGGATTTTGATGGTTTTCCCAAAATGCGACGATGAAAACGGTATCTTTTTCTATATTATATACTAAACTGTAATTTTTGAAGACTAATGTTCGAATATTCTCGCTGAATAATTTTTTACCTGTAAAAGGGTAGATTTTTAATTGATTAGTCTTGTCTTTAATGATATTTCTTAATTTTTTTGAATAGTTTATGCTTTTATTTCTGTTATTCCAATATTCAAAAATGTCATCTCTTTGTTGTTTTGCAAAATGTGACCATTCAATTTTTATTTTAGCCATTCTTCGTCCATTTTGTCCATTTCTTCTTCTGTGTAAACTCTGCCATTTTTTACATCATCCATTCCACGCTCAATCATTTTCATTACATGATCAGGTAAAATGATTTCTTCTTCTTTGAAATACTCCTCAACTTC
Above is a genomic segment from Chryseobacterium mulctrae containing:
- a CDS encoding recombinase family protein, which produces MKVADLYIRVSTDEQADKGYSQRDQEERLRKHCSSLNITIDKIIYEDHSAKTFERPEWKKYLFSIRKGRGSRQNKFLFFTKWDRFSRNTSEAYQMISNLNKLCITPQAIEQPLDLRVPENKLLLAIYLSTPEVENDRRALNVTYGMRRAIKEGRMMGIAPYGYINRCTQDGRKYVAVKEPEATNMIWAFKQVAKGHLPTAVILKEMNRREGRKLTKNSFMDGLRNIAYCGKLFLKAYNDEEEKIVEGKHEALISEELFMKVQRVLHRKSNKDAFLPAGRIINEERYPLRGLLLCPQCNKTLTASSAKGRSKHYYYYHCTTSCGFRHNSEIVNDLFVEELSKFRFSIGAEKILKTILEQNFSIVSNGLNDERKVLQNKLNAIEGRIDKARDMYLEDKLDEEDFKRIKMKYKVEIEDINFKLNSLKNSGHTDDIEKKMTQALNAIVNISERYNNASTIDKRAIVGLIYPEKLTFDGEYFQTTKINSLAGNIALINRELGNKKNRQRSEKTSNVGLVNSTGFKPVTF
- a CDS encoding ABC transporter substrate-binding protein, giving the protein MKANFLLIIAFLFLTNCKREQKISSSDWEVISERLQFKDDGGKLDLKSGNFTYNFEKNKVPFRKIILLNASLMGFVSELEAENLVIGIASPEYIYSEKIDQLLKSGKIQNVGNEQKYDVEKIISMKPDAIFTNYIASFDNTYQLLKNNNIQVIFLDEYMEQSPMVKTSYIKLFGKLLGKEKEAEEKFNQIQNGYNDLKALASKATLKPNVLANEMYGDIWYMPGGKTFTANYVADANANYILKDNTEEKAVTMSFEEVFAKSKNIQFWVNAGNHLSKKDMLNINPFYGKLEVFNKGKIYGISGKEKQKANDFFESGVVHSDLVLKDYIKIFHPELLPDYHLTYMNELQ
- the mtgA gene encoding monofunctional biosynthetic peptidoglycan transglycosylase; this translates as MWKKIKQFIFIVLILNVVFIVWGRFFNPPITITQIGGLFEYGKLHRDYISYDEMGANVKKAVIASEDQKFFNHNGFDYTAIEKAMKNNEKGKKLRGGSTISQQTAKNIFLWQGRSWVRKGLEAVYTFIIEKVWSKDIILERYLNSIEMGQGVFGVEAAAQYYFGKPSKDLNTSEAAWIAAVLPNPKKYDPKNPSAYLRKKHNWIMRQMRNVSLK
- a CDS encoding recombinase, coding for MKLLSSSTKNFESVLKKYFSFKNETVSLEPLAEFLEAIKKTDFKNVLNFLKSNPNSAVHFKHYIYNVFEERPFNLSLTEANILSENAFFPELKKRILNKVLPPVENEKTVWYLIDNVSFRPKDDLEYLHNIPEDEVNEFLNILGISDFIEKPNVKRELIFSMNILSWRVTGMALEVDVVRMAPEYRNFDNPFLALQNELEALAEEFKINPEIQLHSKDSRYKQIKIYAEQCQDFVNIAFKNSSKYGISGKINQSLLKIRQQTQRISEIVNLLIIDQSEDVVIKSKQLIFNILSYKSHKNNISDLINDSTRLISHLITNHTAETGSHYITSSRKQYMKMFYKASGGGIIVGALCVLKMLYGFMPGSDFFHAFLYSLNYAMGFVMIYLMGFTLATKQPAMTAATMTKVLSEQESTKNNYTEFADLVSKLFRSQFIAFVGNVLLSFPIALLIIYGLDVFFSQNLAVEKSDKLLKDLDPFESKAILHACIAGFYLFISGIISGNIGNNSVFYQIPDRIAKNLPIRRMFGVRFAKSLSKYYAKNWAGIISNFWFGVFLGATAPVGLFFGLDLDIRHITFAAGNFAIGLYGKDFIVGSSVFWTSFITVFIIGFFNFLVSFSLSMFLAFRSRKMNFGEVREIYRAIYRYFLRNPLKFFIPLRSSFDMKSDQLVQSSMPTKSEDR
- the recF gene encoding DNA replication/repair protein RecF (All proteins in this family for which functions are known are DNA-binding proteins that assist the filamentation of RecA onto DNA for the initiation of recombination or recombinational repair.) — translated: MIINKLTLYNFKNHSEKKFEFSPQINCFVGNNGVGKTNILDALHYLSVGKSFLGNTDINNIKKDEDFFTLDAEIQNEESEDTLKISQPREAKKVIKKNDKSYDRIADHIGYLPSVMISPYDSNLISDSGESRRKFLDSMISQTDSGYLYDLIQYQKTIQQRNALLKYFAKNRVWDKDSLEIYDDPITKSGTKIFEKRREFVAKLNPIVQNFYQIISGGRESVSVIYESHLLEGFDATQPDRKFRELLIESLERDRMLTYTSKGIHKDDLLFEMDSVLIKKIGSQGQQKSFLISLKLAQMSLIKELTNKTPILLLDDIFDKLDDTRVAQLIKLVNQENFGQIFITDTHRERTENVVKKINEESIIFEI
- a CDS encoding type II toxin-antitoxin system RelE/ParE family toxin — its product is MAKIKIEWSHFAKQQRDDIFEYWNNRNKSINYSKKLRNIIKDKTNQLKIYPFTGKKLFSENIRTLVFKNYSLVYNIEKDTVFIVAFWENHQNPEKLESILGL